Proteins co-encoded in one Clarias gariepinus isolate MV-2021 ecotype Netherlands chromosome 13, CGAR_prim_01v2, whole genome shotgun sequence genomic window:
- the dhx32b gene encoding putative pre-mRNA-splicing factor ATP-dependent RNA helicase DHX32: MEKSADMAVNHDLGCDDDVLEFNQFDGLPLSSRYYKLLQERKALPVWGAKSKFLDCITSNQIVIISGTAKTGQSTQIPQWCAEFCLSAQYRHGLVVCTQIHRQTAVDLALRVADEMDVNIGHEVGYAIPFQNCCCADTVLRYCTDDVLLCEMMSDPLLEQYAVILIDQAQERTVSTDLLLGLLKDVLLARPEMRLVILTAPHSSGKLLRHYGNVPLIQLEAKQSIETVYGTRRGGVKDYLYASIQLVLEIHLSQEHGDIVVFLATEQEIECAHAILRREVSGVASSLGELMLVLVSPEQEDGLFVFAEGDSRYRRVFLTCGATEHLFWAAHSIRFIIDAGVQKRYVFNPRIRSSSIVIQPISKSQAECRKQLIVSKGKCFCLYLENMPLPVENVPHILESDITSTVLFLKRMEIAGLGHCDFIDRPDPEGLMQALEELDYLAALDNDGNLSEIGIIMSEFPLEPQMAKTLLASCEFDCVSEVLTIAAMLTAPRCFLVPPVEFKQQALKCHQSFHHTEGDHFTLVNVYNAYKHSQQSSYCSIERWCDEHFLSLSALQMADAVRAELTEILERLELPVSCPAFGSKTNILNIKLALLAGFFMQVARDIDGTGNYFILTHKHIAQLHPFSVYGTESPKQTLPEWVLYHEHTLSENNCIRIVTQISAHEFIQMTPQYFFCNLPSSESKDILQHVINNDSAAPGKGTSKAQTPSDSSSEEQSYERCIIQ; this comes from the exons ATGGAGAAAAGTGCGGACATGGCTGTAAATCATGACTTGGGCTGTGACGATGATGTTCTCGAGTTCAATCAGTTCGACGGTCTTCCGCTTTCATCCCGGTATTATAAACTATTACAGGAGAGAAAAGCGCTGCCGGTTTGGGGAGCCAAGTCTAAGTTTCTGGACTGCATCACCAGCAACCAAATAGTTATCATCAGTGGCACAGCAAAAACAGGACAAAGCACTCAG ATCCCACAATGGTGTGCAGAGTTCTGCCTGTCTGCGCAGTACCGGCACGGCTTGGTGGTATGCACACAAATCCACAGGCAGACCGCAGTGGATCTCGCCCTGCGTGTGGCTGATGAAATGGACGTGAACATTGGCCATGAAGTGGGATACGCCATCCCTTTCCAGAACTGCTGCTGTGCCGACACTGTGCTTAG ATACTGTACTGATGACGTGCTGCTTTGTGAGATGATGTCAGACCCTTTGTTGGAGCAGTACGCTGTGATCTTAATCGATCAAGCTCAGGAGCGTACGGTTAGCACAGACCTTCTCCTCGGTCTGCTCAAAGATGTGCTGCTGGCGCGACCAGAGATGCGCCTGGTCATCCTAACTGCACCTCACTCCTCCGGAAAGCTGCTGCGCCACTATGGGAACGTGCCTCTAATCCAGCTTGAGGCAAAACAATCCATTGAAACTGTGTATGGCACCAGGAGGGGAGGTGTAAAAGACTATTTGTATGCCTCCATTCAACTGGTTTTGGAAATTCATCTGTCTCAAGAGCATGGAGATATCGTGGTGTTTTTGGCTACAGAGCAA GAGATTGAATGTGCTCATGCCATCTTGCGGAGGGAAGTATCTGGCGTAGCCTCATCGCTAGGTGAGCTCATGCTCGTGTTGGTCAGTCCAGAGCAGGAGGATGGTCTTTTTGTGTTCGCAGAAGGAGACAGCAGGTATAGGAGAGTCTTCCTCACTTGTGGTGCAACTGAGCACTTATTCTGGGCCGCACACAGTATTCGCTTCATCATTGACGCTGGAGTACAGAAAAGATAT GTGTTCAACCCTCGAATCAGATCCAGCTCTATTGTCATTCAGCCAATCAGCAAAAGCCAAGCCGAATGCCGCAAACAGCTGATTGTTTCAAAAG ggaagtgtttctgtttgtacCTGGAGAACATGCCCCTTCCAGTCGAGAATGTGCCTCACATCCTGGAGTCTGACATCACTTCCACAGTGCTTTTCCTTAAGAGGATGGAAATCGCTGGGTTGGGTCACTGCGATTTCATTGATCGGCCAG ATCCTGAGGGCCTCATGCAGGCTTTAGAGGAGCTAGACTACCTAGCAGCTTTGGATAACGATGGTAATCTGTCGGAGATTGGAATAATAATGTCTGAATTTCCTCTGGAGCCCCAGATGGCTAAGACTCTTCTGGCTTCCTGTGAATTTGACTGTGTGAGTGAGGTGCTCACCATCGCTGCCATGCTAACAG CTCCAAGATGTTTCCTGGTTCCTCCTGTGGAGTTCAAACAGCAGGCCTTAAAGTGCCATCAGAGTTTTCATCACACTGAAGGAGACCACTTTACCCTTGTCAACGTGTACAACGCCTACAAACACAGCCAGCAGAGCTCAT ATTGCAGCATCGAGCGCTGGTGTGATGAGCATTTTCTGAGTTTAAGTGCCCTTCAGATGGCTGATGCAGTACGAGCAGAGCTTACTGAGATCCTCGAAAGATTGGAGCTGCCAGTGTCGTGCCCAGCATTTGGCTCTAAGACAAACATCCTGAACATCAAGCTAGCTCTGCTCGCTGGCTTTTTCATGCAG GTGGCCAGGGACATTGATGGGACAGGGAATTACTTCATACTTACCCACAAGCATATTGCTCAGCTCCATCCTTTCTCTGTCTACGGAACCGAGTCCCCCAAGCAGACACTTCCTGAATGGGTTTTATATCACGAACACACACTGTCCGAGAATAACTGCATCAGAATCGTCACTCAGATTTCAGCACATGA GTTTATCCAGATGACTCCTCAGTATTTCTTCTGCAACCTGCCCTCTAGCGAAAGTAAAGATATACTACAGCATGTTATAAACAATGACTCAGCAGCACCGGGTAAGGGTACGAGTAAAGCGCAGACTCCCAGCGACAGCTCCAGCGAGGAACAGTCCTATGAACGCTGCATCATCCAATGA